Below is a genomic region from Oryzias melastigma strain HK-1 linkage group LG7, ASM292280v2, whole genome shotgun sequence.
ttttgaaaatcgAGATTTTATCTTCCCCGGCTCTCTGCTCTGTTGGGAAATCCTTCAGCAAGGCAGAGAGAGAGGGACAAAGCttgtttgcaaaaaagaaaaaaaacatgcgtgcttggagataaataaaaaataaaatgttttaagctctttgtgatagaaaataaaacactgtgtAAAAACACCTAACCAGAGATCAAACACCGATATGaaatttaatatctttagagaaAAAGTGGTTTTCATGTTGTGACTTTCTGTTTGCATTCagcatattatttttttaaatgacacccAAAtaaatttctttgtaaaatagtttaaagaCTGTTGCTACCAAAAGTGCTCTGCTGAATGAGCATCATTTCTCTTGATAGGATGCTTAGCAGTAGCTCACTAAACACCAGCTGCAttgttctgaaacatttttacagctggtatttagttgcactttgtCTTAGAGGCAATTTCcaaagaacatattaaaataaaatagtttttgttagaaatattctgtcactttttgcctttgttaaagaaagtaaaaggatggagaaaaaaaaacctaagtaaAATCGAATTTGGAATGAAGAAAAATCGGAGATGAGATTTTTTGGCCATCTCCCTCAGCTCTAGCTCCAACGTCACGGCTACAAGCTCtgttcttcattttgttttatttttctcctttaagagaaaaatgctacaagaacatcctaaaaaacacacaattttcactggaatGAGTCTTTAAATTCTGGTTCTCTCTACTTCAACCAAAAACTATGAAGATGTTTTCAAACATGAAGCAGGAGCATGAGCAGCAGTCAGAAAAGGTGAGAGGCTCACCTGTGGGTGTGGTTGAACTTCTGGACCAGCTTCCCCCCGTCAGCCAGGCGGATTTGGATGTTGGTTGTGGGCTGGGAGGGGTCGAGGTTTACAGAGGCGCTGGCTTGCGCCTCATTCGCAGCCTGGTCCTGCTGGGACAACGGCGGAACTGAGACCAGTTCTGGAGTGGCACTGGAAGGaggtatataaaataataaatgagtgACCAAGAGGAGCTAGAAAGAATAGTTTCCAAATCCTGattaagatgtaaaaaaaaaataaataaatcatcattGTAGTACAAAACTGCACCTTCCCAGCTTCTGCCCTTCACCCTCGAAGGCCTTAAAGGCCATTTTGGGCTTGACGTAGTCTTCATCTCGGTGGTCTTCCATGTCCAGGTTGACCTGGCCCCCCCGAGTACGCTGCCTGAGCTCCAGAGGAATCTCCCTGAAGAGCGAGAACAGCAGGTTAACAGCTGAGTCAACCACCATCAGAGAGACATCCACGTTTCCTCCGTTCTCACCCTCTTCTGATGGCATCCAGGAAGTTTGCGTTTCCGGGGTCGCTGTAGTTTCTGAGCTCGCCGTCGTCCAGACTAAAGCCGCTCTTCCACAGCTTCAGAACCACGTGGACCTGAGTCACACATAGATGTCACAGAGGTCACTTAAGAGTTTCTCCTGTTGGgacttttaaactttgaaatctCATTCATGAATTTTCGCCTTTATTGGCTTCAGTCCAGCCTGCTCTGAGCTGTAACACATCTGTCATCACTGAGGTCAGGGACAGACTAGAGGAAGCAGCTCTGCACTCACATCCTGTTGACTGTTGGAGGCGCGACTCTCTCCGGCCACATAGGCGGACTCCTCCTCAGGAGCTGCTCCCAGCCTGTAACCTCCACCAAGAAAGGCCTGAGAGGAGATGGAAACAAACaccatgaaataaaaaggaacacAAACGATCTCTTAAATACATCTGCAAACTTCCACCTTTGCCCTGCTCGGTTCTGGTCCTTTCCCGCTCCGGTCCAAAGGCACGGCTCCGTGTTCCTTGGCTCTTTTGAACAGATCCTCCACCACCTCGTTGGAGCTCTTCTTCTTAGGAGGTCCGACGATCTGCTGTCCGCTGCGCTCTGATCCACCCGCGAAAAACctggaataaaaaatgaaggcaGGTTCTAATGtcacttaaaaaacattaaagctggAATTACAAAGAGGAGGAACGGTGAAAGGAACCAACAGATCCAAACAGACTGACAAACCACAACCAGGTTACGGTCGCAGCTTTAAGAGAGAAGAAAAGGCTTTTGGGAATTCTATTCAGACACCAGAACCTCTTTACGTGCAGACAACATCTGATCATGTTCTGGAAATGTCTGAATTTCAAAGCTTTCAGTTCAGACAGGAGGAAAACAGACTAAATTTTAGTCAgtaaacacaaactttaaaataaatctgacagAATTATGTAAACTCAGATcacaatgcaacaaaaaaaaagaattatgacCATTTTTGATGGTCAGATCTCTGCAGAGGAAGACTGACTGatgctttcaaaaatatatattttaaagtaaatatctTTAATAATTaagaacatttgatttttttatttgaactttagTCATATCCCAAAGGGATAAATTCATCTGTTATGGCACCAcaaaaagttgcataaaaaatatatatatatattattttattatacttatttgaaaataagtaGAAGTCTTGTCCTTGTGTGTTGACGTACTTCACTCCTGACAGCCATTTAAACATTACCCCCagctgtctgtggcccagttcgAGCATTAACCCAAgatggtaaaaataaacaaccggaggatcattttattattgtcttgatgaatataaaaacatcataagctcGTGGAGCTAAAGTGATCGGCACATCAACCCATTTGGCAGAGGCGCTCCTGCTGTGCAAAttgcgtccagtgtgaatatACCATAAACTATgataaaaagaatgaaaaaaggatcatttaaaaagtataaaagaaCTGATGCTCTGTGCGTTCAGCTCCGTCCAGCTCTATCGAGCTGCAGTGAACTGCAAACAGAATCTGCTGATGCAGCAGAAAAGCCAGCAGCTCCCTCCCAATGTCAGGGGAGCAAAAATAGTTTGGTGCATTCAGGAGTCAGAAGGTGTGCAGCTCTGTCAGCAGCTGAGCACTTTGAGCAACAGCAGCACAACCACGTCCCACAGAGACCCAGCTCTTATACTAAACCTGCAACTACCATCTGTCGCTTCAGGAAACTCACCTCTGGCCTTCCTCCTCATCATTGTCATCCTCTGCCATGTCCATCAGGTCTCCTAAGGAGGTCACTCTGGGCTGACTGCTGCGGACGAAAGTTTCAGTCATTGTCAAATCATAAAACAACTAataagggaaaaaatatatatatgtattttgaaatattctAAGCTGATGAACATCTGACTTGAttggaaagaaaatgaaaaaggaacaCAAAGTGAGCTGAAAAATGTCAGTTCTTAAACATTCAGTTCCAGTCAGATATTAAAATGAAGCATCTTAAATCACAACGTTCTcagaaaactgcatttttactgTCTGAGCTTATG
It encodes:
- the nsfl1c gene encoding NSFL1 cofactor p47 isoform X1 — encoded protein: MASQEESIREFVAVTDVDEERARFFLESAGWNLQLALASFFEDGADDDIVTLPQPEGGSSVSRSAGPSSQPRVTSLGDLMDMAEDDNDEEEGQRFFAGGSERSGQQIVGPPKKKSSNEVVEDLFKRAKEHGAVPLDRSGKGPEPSRAKAFLGGGYRLGAAPEEESAYVAGESRASNSQQDVHVVLKLWKSGFSLDDGELRNYSDPGNANFLDAIRRGEIPLELRQRTRGGQVNLDMEDHRDEDYVKPKMAFKAFEGEGQKLGSATPELVSVPPLSQQDQAANEAQASASVNLDPSQPTTNIQIRLADGGKLVQKFNHTHRVSDLRQFVAAARPTMAAREFVLMTTFPNKELSDESLTLQQANLLNAVIVQRLK
- the nsfl1c gene encoding NSFL1 cofactor p47 isoform X2; the encoded protein is MASQEESIREFVAVTDVDEERARFFLESAGWNLQLALASFFEDGADDDIVTLPQPEGGSSVSRSAGPSQPRVTSLGDLMDMAEDDNDEEEGQRFFAGGSERSGQQIVGPPKKKSSNEVVEDLFKRAKEHGAVPLDRSGKGPEPSRAKAFLGGGYRLGAAPEEESAYVAGESRASNSQQDVHVVLKLWKSGFSLDDGELRNYSDPGNANFLDAIRRGEIPLELRQRTRGGQVNLDMEDHRDEDYVKPKMAFKAFEGEGQKLGSATPELVSVPPLSQQDQAANEAQASASVNLDPSQPTTNIQIRLADGGKLVQKFNHTHRVSDLRQFVAAARPTMAAREFVLMTTFPNKELSDESLTLQQANLLNAVIVQRLK